Genomic DNA from Pelosinus sp. UFO1:
AGTAGAATATTACAGCGAGCGTCAATCAAAGGAGGCATATAAAACCAAGTTAGGTTTTGTAATGTCTCCTTTGATTGGCTAAATAACCAGATTTTAGTTGCCAATTTTACAGCGTAAAAATATAAATCACAAGATTATATAGAAAATATGAAAACAAACGTAGCTGAAATTTTTAGCATTTTTCAAGTAAATTCGAAGTATAGGAATTACAAGAATTATAAGAACAACAAGAATTGATATGTTGAAAAACTCTTTTGCTGCTGGGCTTGAACAAAGGACTATGGCGGCAAAATTTACAGCGTAAAAATATAAATCGCAAGATTTTGTAGAAATTGTAGAAAGAAAAGTAGCTGATTTCTTTAGTATATTTCAGACAAGCTTGCATCATAAGAATTATAAGAAGAACAAGAATTATATAGTCTAAAATTTTTTTTTGCTGCTTGACTTGAATAAACAGATTATGTCGGGAATTCAGAGCATAAAAGTATAAATCGCAAGATTGTATAGAAACTGTAAAAGTAAAAAATAGTTGAATATTTACTATATTTAGAATAAACGCGAATTATAAGAATTATGAGAATTATAAGAAAAACAAGAATTGTATAGAAAGAAATACAGAATAAATTTATGATTAAGGTGTAAATCGGATATGAAAAGGGGGACAAAAATGAGAGCTTTTTATGTTGAAGCAGACTGGGCTCCCAAGGAGGGATACCAGTTGTCCGAGCGTGAGCTAAGCACTAAGCGGGCACTGAGGGGCAATTCCATTTGGAAAAATATTAAAGGATCTGTAGTTGATCGTCCCATACCCAAATACGACGACGATCAGGTATTAATTAAAGTTGGAGCGGCAGGTATCTGTGGCACGGATGCACATCTTCTGCGCCAGGATGAGAACGGCTATTCCAAATATGACGGACATTCTAAGTATCCGATTATCACAGGACATGAATTCTCTGGTGAAATTGTTGAAGTTGGTAAAAAGGTCAAAAAATTAAAAGTTGGCGATCTGGTCGGTGTGGAATCCATGCATTGGTGTGGCGAATGCGACGCTTGCCGCCGCGGGATGTTCAATCAATGTAAGGATTTAGAGGAACCAGGACTTACCTATGATGGTGGGTTCGCCGAGTATGCTGCTGTAAGAGCAAAATATTGTTATCCGCTCAATGATATTGTCAATTATTATGGCGATAAAATGACGGCGTTAGAGTTAGGGGCGCTGATTGAACCAACAGGCGTCGCATATAATGGTTTATTTGTACGCGGTGGTGGTATTCGGCCTGGCGGGCATGTGGTGGTGTTTGGTGCAGGTCCAATTGGGCTTGCCGCAATTTCACTGATGAAAACAGCAGGTGCGGCAAAATTGATTTGCTTTGAAAGCATTCCTGAAAGGGTAGAGCTGGCTAAACAATGTGGTGCCGACGCAGTCTACAATCCGTTAGATTTTAAATCGCCGGATGAGCAGGCGCAAATGCTTCTGGAACTCACCAATGGAGCTGGGATTTCGCTGTTTGCTGAATGTGCGGGCGCAACGAAATTCACCTATCCGGTGATGGGCAAGTCGCTAGCCATCGGTGGTAAAACCATTCAAATTGGGCATACCATTGGTCTTACGCCAGTTGATATTTTTAACTGGCAATGGAATGCAGCTACCATCAGCGGCTCTAACGGACAATCCGGTCAGGGGATTTATCCAGATGTCATTGCATTAATGGCGTCAGGTCGTATTGATATGCGTAAAATGGTCACGGGACGTTATCAGCTCGAAGATATTGAAGAAGGAATGAAGATTACAGCTGGAAAGGTTCTGGTTTCAACGGCATATGAAAAACGAAGCTAAAAAAGTACTCATCGTTACTTGAAGTTAAATGATAAAAAAATCAGCATTAGAAAAAACCGAAAGATACGAGAAGTAAGCTGAATTACAAAATATCAAAAATAAATAAAAAAATTAGGAGGAATATAACAATGTCGAAATGGCAAATTCCCGCAAAAGGCGGCAATATGGAAGCAGATAACGGCATCTACTATCAGAACATGACGAACCGGGAGGTGGCGGAAAGACTCAAAAAGAATGACGTCATTTTGATTCCCGTCGGTTCCACAGAAAATCATGGACCGAACTCACCTTATGGTGAAGACACATATCTTGATACGCGCCTTTGCGAACAAGTAGCAAAAGCAACCGGTTGTACGGTAGCTCAACCAATATGGTATGGTTCACATCCTTATCATCATCTGGGCATGCCTGGTACTATCATGATACCGGAAGAAACACTGGCAGATTATCTTTGCTATGTATTCGCCGGATTCTGGAATACTGGTTTTCGGAAGATGATTGTCGTCAATGGGCACGGACAAGATTATGTAATCCCATTGGCAATTCATAAGTTTGGTAAAAAATTTCAAGTACCCGGGATTGTCTTATATGTTCATTTCTGGAATTGTGCTAAAGAGCAGCTTGATATTAAAGAAAATGGTGGTCCTTACAATACGCCGTTCATTCATGCTGATGAGGTGGAACAATCCTGGTCGTTGGCTTTATTTCCTGAACTTTGCAAACAAGAATATGCTGTTGCAACCAAAGCAGCGCCCATGCTGCCGCCGGGACATATCAACAATTCGGCCGAACGTGGCGTAGGTCCGATCAAATGGTACAATGCTTTCGGGTCGGTAGGTATGGAGTGTATCTGCACGCCTGAAGGAGTAATTGGTGATCCTACACAGGCAGATGCTGAAAAGGCACGTGCTGGCGTGGAACGCACATTGGACTACTTGGAAAAGTTAGTAAATGATATTCTGGAAAAGTATCCGGCAGGTGAGCTTCCTCCTACTGAAAAAGTAACCCAACGCAAACGTGAAGATATTGAAGCTGTTATCAAAGGCCCGACTAATGGCGGTCGTCATATTTATACACTGACCTATTGATGTTTGACTTTTTTATCTATTAGAAAATGGTTGAGTAACTTATTCTATAAATTAAGAGTAAAAGGGGATAAGAAGAATGAAAAAACGTCCAACAAAATGTAAAGCTGCTTTTATGTATGGTCCGAAAGATTTAAGATTTGAGGATTTGGAATTGCCACCGCTGCAACCTTATCAGGTGCTGATTAAACTCAAAGCCTGCGGTATTTGTGGTTCCGATGTTGAATGCTATGAAGGTGAATCCGCTGAAGGACGTTACGATATAGCGCCGTATGTGCCTGGCCATGAATGGGCAGGACAGGCTGTAGAAATCGGCAGCGCTGTAACTTCAGTAAAGGTGGGTAATAAAGTTGTTGGTGACTGCGTACTGCCTTGTAACAATTGCGCAAATTGTAAAGATGGCAAAATGCCTTCTGCCTGCCTGAATATGCGTGAACTTGGTTTTCGTCCCGATTCTCCCGGCGGTTGGGGTGAATATATGATTTTAGAAGAACAATATACCCATGTAATCCCTGATGATTGGGGGTATGAATTGGGTGCTTGGGTAGAAACCTTCAATGTTGGCTATTGGGGCGTATGGGGCAACGGTTGCAATCCCGATGCTTCCGACGATATTGCCATTATTGGTGCAGGCCCCATCGGTATGTGTGCGGCAATGGTTTGTGCGGCTTCTGGTGCTAATGTTATCGCCATTGACCCTTTGGAAAAAAGACGTCAGAATATTTTGAATTATGGTGCAAATCATGTGGTAGACCCGACTGCTTGCAATGTAGAAGAAAAATTAAAAGAATTGACAAATGGACGCGGTCCCTCTGTAGTCATTGAATGTTCCGGCAATGACATCGGTATTGCTTCGCTGTTCGATATCGCTGGTCATTCTGCCCGTGTTGGTGTAGTAGGGCATTCTATTGGACGTAAAGTACCCGTAGAAATCGGCAAGACTATCTGGAAAACGCTTCGCCTTTCTGGTTCTGGCGGTACGAATAAATGGTTCCCTAAAACGATTCGCTTTATGTCACGTATTAAAGACAAATATGATTTTGCCGCTTTGAATTCTCATCACTATGATTTCTTTGAGCTGGACAAGGCTATGGATCTTGCCTGCCACCATAAAGATATTGCGCGTAAGGTTATGCTGACATTTAAGGATTAAGGTATCTGCTTTACTTAATTTTCTACAAATACAAAATCTGAGTATGAAATTGGAAAGGGTGAGTGTTATGCTTCACTCTTTCCGACTAATCAGGCAATCAAACGTTTAAAGAAGGGGGGGATAAGGATGAAACAGTGGAAACTTGCGGTATCTTCTGCTGACGAAGCACCGCATACTGCACCGATTTTACTACAGGGCGATATTTGCAGCAATCTACGAGCGGCAGCTTGCTTAGGCTATGATGCGATTGAGGTACATACCAGAGAAACCGCGGATTTAAATTATTCTGCAATTGCACAAACCGTAAAGGAGTGCGGCACAAAAGTTTGTATGGTCATTACGGGTCGACTGAACACAGAAGGTCGCTGCAACTTGATTGATGATGTGCCTTACATTACTAAAGCTGCGATGGACGGTATGAAACAGTATATTGATATGGCACAAAAACTTAATGCTGATCTTGTGGTCGGCTGGGTTAAAGGTAACATTCCACCCGGCGGTAAACGTGATAAATATATGGATAGATTGGCAAAGCATTTGAGGGAACTTGCGGATTATGGAGCAAAGCGTAATGTGAAATTAAATCTTGAAGTCATCAACCGCTATGAGGTTAATGTATTCACAACGGCTGAAGAAACGATGGAGTTTCTAGAGCACTATAAAATCGACAATTGCTATGTGCACTTGGATACCTTCCATATGGGGATTGACGAAAGTGATCCGGTCACTGCAATTCAAAGGTGTAAAGGAAAGCTCGGTTATATGCATTTTGCCGATAATTCGCGGCGTTATCCCGGAAGTGGGCAGTTTGATTTTCGGAAGATTCTTAAAACATTAGACGAAATCGGTTATGTGGGGTATTTGTCCGTAGAATGCCTGCCAGAGCCGGATGGGCAGACCGCGGCAGAAAAAGCCTCTGTTTTTTTAAAAAAATTATTTGAGGAGTAACTTTATATAACATCTTTTTTAAATCATTTAAAATATTCAGAATAGGACGACAACATAGCTAATTACAATGCAATAAAATGACCGCTAGGTCAAGTTTATTCTCCAATGGAATTTATCAAGTAGTAGAAGGGGACGATAAAGCTCATGGATAATCAAATTACAAAAGAAGAGACACTTCTCCAACAACCAGATCAATCATTAAATAAAGAGAAACCCACACCAAAATCATATTTAAGGATTATCGCACTTATATCAACATTTGGGGGATTACTCTTTGGATATGATACAGGTGTTGTTAATGGTGCTTTACTGTATATGTCGCGCCCGGATCAATTAAATCTTACTCCCTTTATGGAGGGCCTTGTTGCAAGTTCACTTCTTTTTGGAGCGGCTTTGGGAGCTGTAATGGGGGGGCGTCTGTCTGATAAATACGGTCGGAAAAAAAATATTTCTTATTTGGCTATCGTATTTTTCTTTGCGACAATCGGCTGTGCGTTAGCTCCAAATTCGGATGTCATGATTGGATTTCGTTTCTTACTCGGTTTGGCTGTAGGCGGTGCTTCAGTTACAGTGCCAACATATTTAGCAGAAATGTCTCCAGTGGAAGATCGCGGTCGTGTGGTTACACAAAATGAGCTGATGATCGTAACAGGACAATTTTTAGCATTTCTTATGAATGCGATTCTGGGGAATCTTTTTGGGTCAACTGGTCATATTTGGCGCTACATGTTATCTATTGCTACAATACCGGCTGTGGTTTTGTGGGTGGGTATGCTTACAATGCCAGAGAGCCCGCGTTGGCTGGTATCAAAAGGAAGGATCGGCGAGGCGTTAAATGTGTTAAAACGCGTACGGGATGAAGCACGTGCAGTTGTTGAATTAGGTGAGATTAAAGAACTTTCTGATGCTGAAGCGCATTTAGAAAAAGCAAATATAAAGGAGTTTGCTATAACACCTTGGATTCGCCGACTTTTATTTATTGGAATCGGAGTTGGAATTGTTCAACAAATTACGGGTGTAAATGCTATTAATTATTATGGAACGCAAATTCTGAAAGAGGCCGGCTTTAGTATGCAGGCAGCTTTGATTGCCAATACAGCAAATGGTGCTATTTCCGTAACAGCAACTTTAGTGGGTATGTGGTTATTGGGAAGACTCGGCCGACGAAAAATCTTTCTCATAGGGCTTACAATGACGACTATTACACAATGTTTCATTGGCATTTCTTCAATGACATTATCTGATCAATCTTATTTTCCTTATCTTATTCTTTCGATGACAGTTACCTTTATGGCCTTTCAGCAAGGATGCAGCGCACCTGTTACCTGGCTTATCATGTCGGAAATATTTCCTTTGCGTCTACGGGGGCTGGGAATGGGTACGGTAGTGTTTTTTTCGTGGATAGCTAATTTTACCGTCGGATTAGGTTTTCCTGTTTTATTGAGTAGCATTGGTTTGTCACAGACCTTCTTTACATTTGCCTTTGGCGGATTTATGGCCATCTTATTTGTTGCCAAATGGCTTCCCGAAACAAAGGGACGTTCTCTTGAACAATTAGAACAATGTTTTCAAAATTACAAAACTATTGATTGTAGGAAATTGGAGTAGAAAAAACGAATTTAAGATAGTTAGGAGGAGGGAAATAACTATGAAACTGGGGATAAATGAAGCTACCTGTAAAGGAAATTCTACCTTGGAAAAAGACTTACTGCTTTGTGAAAAGTACCACTATAGTTATATTGAAATTAGGCTGGATATGCTGAAAGATTATTTGAAAGGGCATTCCATAGAAGAACTGCAAAATTTCTTTAAAACAAGTCATGTCAAGCCTTATGCATTTAATTCTATTGAAGATATTAATTTTCGCACGGAGCAACAATGGGAAGAGGTAGTTGCGCTATTTACCTTCGCTTGTGAGATGGGGCAAAAAATTGGCAATCCTTATATCATTGTTGTCCCCACAATGGGTGACGATATGATCCAAAAGACGGAAAAGGAAATATTTGACGATAGTGTTAAAGTACTGCGAAAATTATCCGATATCGCCACATCATATGGAATGAAATTGGCATTTGAGCCTATCGGAAACTCACGTTGGTGTGTCCGCAATCTGGAACAATGCATGGACATTATC
This window encodes:
- the iolM gene encoding scyllo-inosose 3-dehydrogenase, yielding MRAFYVEADWAPKEGYQLSERELSTKRALRGNSIWKNIKGSVVDRPIPKYDDDQVLIKVGAAGICGTDAHLLRQDENGYSKYDGHSKYPIITGHEFSGEIVEVGKKVKKLKVGDLVGVESMHWCGECDACRRGMFNQCKDLEEPGLTYDGGFAEYAAVRAKYCYPLNDIVNYYGDKMTALELGALIEPTGVAYNGLFVRGGGIRPGGHVVVFGAGPIGLAAISLMKTAGAAKLICFESIPERVELAKQCGADAVYNPLDFKSPDEQAQMLLELTNGAGISLFAECAGATKFTYPVMGKSLAIGGKTIQIGHTIGLTPVDIFNWQWNAATISGSNGQSGQGIYPDVIALMASGRIDMRKMVTGRYQLEDIEEGMKITAGKVLVSTAYEKRS
- the iolN gene encoding 3-dehydro-scyllo-inosose hydrolase, whose protein sequence is MSKWQIPAKGGNMEADNGIYYQNMTNREVAERLKKNDVILIPVGSTENHGPNSPYGEDTYLDTRLCEQVAKATGCTVAQPIWYGSHPYHHLGMPGTIMIPEETLADYLCYVFAGFWNTGFRKMIVVNGHGQDYVIPLAIHKFGKKFQVPGIVLYVHFWNCAKEQLDIKENGGPYNTPFIHADEVEQSWSLALFPELCKQEYAVATKAAPMLPPGHINNSAERGVGPIKWYNAFGSVGMECICTPEGVIGDPTQADAEKARAGVERTLDYLEKLVNDILEKYPAGELPPTEKVTQRKREDIEAVIKGPTNGGRHIYTLTY
- a CDS encoding zinc-binding dehydrogenase; this encodes MKKRPTKCKAAFMYGPKDLRFEDLELPPLQPYQVLIKLKACGICGSDVECYEGESAEGRYDIAPYVPGHEWAGQAVEIGSAVTSVKVGNKVVGDCVLPCNNCANCKDGKMPSACLNMRELGFRPDSPGGWGEYMILEEQYTHVIPDDWGYELGAWVETFNVGYWGVWGNGCNPDASDDIAIIGAGPIGMCAAMVCAASGANVIAIDPLEKRRQNILNYGANHVVDPTACNVEEKLKELTNGRGPSVVIECSGNDIGIASLFDIAGHSARVGVVGHSIGRKVPVEIGKTIWKTLRLSGSGGTNKWFPKTIRFMSRIKDKYDFAALNSHHYDFFELDKAMDLACHHKDIARKVMLTFKD
- a CDS encoding sugar phosphate isomerase/epimerase family protein yields the protein MKQWKLAVSSADEAPHTAPILLQGDICSNLRAAACLGYDAIEVHTRETADLNYSAIAQTVKECGTKVCMVITGRLNTEGRCNLIDDVPYITKAAMDGMKQYIDMAQKLNADLVVGWVKGNIPPGGKRDKYMDRLAKHLRELADYGAKRNVKLNLEVINRYEVNVFTTAEETMEFLEHYKIDNCYVHLDTFHMGIDESDPVTAIQRCKGKLGYMHFADNSRRYPGSGQFDFRKILKTLDEIGYVGYLSVECLPEPDGQTAAEKASVFLKKLFEE
- a CDS encoding sugar porter family MFS transporter, translated to MDNQITKEETLLQQPDQSLNKEKPTPKSYLRIIALISTFGGLLFGYDTGVVNGALLYMSRPDQLNLTPFMEGLVASSLLFGAALGAVMGGRLSDKYGRKKNISYLAIVFFFATIGCALAPNSDVMIGFRFLLGLAVGGASVTVPTYLAEMSPVEDRGRVVTQNELMIVTGQFLAFLMNAILGNLFGSTGHIWRYMLSIATIPAVVLWVGMLTMPESPRWLVSKGRIGEALNVLKRVRDEARAVVELGEIKELSDAEAHLEKANIKEFAITPWIRRLLFIGIGVGIVQQITGVNAINYYGTQILKEAGFSMQAALIANTANGAISVTATLVGMWLLGRLGRRKIFLIGLTMTTITQCFIGISSMTLSDQSYFPYLILSMTVTFMAFQQGCSAPVTWLIMSEIFPLRLRGLGMGTVVFFSWIANFTVGLGFPVLLSSIGLSQTFFTFAFGGFMAILFVAKWLPETKGRSLEQLEQCFQNYKTIDCRKLE
- a CDS encoding sugar phosphate isomerase/epimerase, giving the protein MKLGINEATCKGNSTLEKDLLLCEKYHYSYIEIRLDMLKDYLKGHSIEELQNFFKTSHVKPYAFNSIEDINFRTEQQWEEVVALFTFACEMGQKIGNPYIIVVPTMGDDMIQKTEKEIFDDSVKVLRKLSDIATSYGMKLAFEPIGNSRWCVRNLEQCMDIINAVDRKNVGVALDAFNLFLYNKLQNIDSLELVPAEKIFVYHIDDSENLPLSVLDHCHRLFPGDGVIPLAAITQKLHAKGYDGIASVELFRPEYWAMDPDEVFRLAAEKTKQFL